A genomic window from Sorex araneus isolate mSorAra2 chromosome 2, mSorAra2.pri, whole genome shotgun sequence includes:
- the VPS28 gene encoding vacuolar protein sorting-associated protein 28 homolog has product MFHGIPATQAGGGPGNKPELYEEVKLYKNAREREKYDNMAELFAVVKTMQALEKAYIKDCVTPNEYTAACSRLLVQYKAAFRQVQGSEIASIDEFCRKFRLDCPLAMERIKEDRPITIKDDKGNLNRCIADVVSLFITVMDKLRLEIRAMDEIQPDLRELMETMHRMSHLPPDFEGRQTVSQWLQTLSGMSASDELDDSQVRQMLFDLESAYNAFNRFLHA; this is encoded by the exons ATGTTCCATGGGATCCCAGCCACGCAGGCCGGGGGAG gCCCTGGGAACAAGCCTGAGCTGTACGAG GAGGTGAAGCTGTATAAGAATGCCCGGGAGCGGGAGAA GTACGACAACATGGCAGAACTGTTTGCTGTGGTGAAGACCATGCAGGCCCTGGAGAAGGCCTACATCAAGGACTGCGTCACCCCCAACGA GTACACAGCTGCCTGCTCCCGCCTCCTGGTCCAGTACAAAGCCGCCTTCCGGCAGGTCCAGGGCTCAGAGATTGCCTCCATCGATGAGTTCTGTCGCAAGTTTCGC CTGGACTGTCCACTTGCCATGGAGAGGATCAAGGAGGACCGGCCCATCACGATCAAGGACGACAAGGGCAACCTGAACCGATGCATTGCTGACGTGGTCTCG CTCTTCATCACGGTGATGGACAAGCTGCGCTTGGAGATCCGAGCCATGgacgag ATCCAGCCCGACCTGCGGGAGCTGATGGAGACCATGCACCGCATGAGCCACCTGCCTCCAGACTTCGAGGGCCGCCAGACCGTCAGCCAGTG GTTGCAGACTCTAAGCGGCATGTCAGCATCAGACGAGCTGGACGACTCCCAGGTGCGCCAGATGCTGTTCGACCTGGAGTCAGCCTATAATGCCTTCAACCGCTTCCTACATGCCTGA
- the TONSL gene encoding tonsoku-like protein yields MSLERELRELSKAKAKAQRSGQPQEEAALCHQLGELLAGHGRYAEALREHQQELLLLENAGDPLGCAVAHRKIGERLAELEDYNAALQHQHCYLELAESLSNHIELQRAWATIGRTHLDIYDHCQSQEALLQAQAAFEKSLAIVDEKLEGTLAQRELSEMRTRLYLNLGLTFESQQQGALCSEFFKKSIFLAEQNHLYEDLFRARYNLGAMHWRRGQHSQAMRCLEGARECARVLRKDCMESDCCLLLSQVLQDLGDFLAAKRALKKAYRLGSQKPSQKAAVRQALKYVLAVVRLQQQQEEPEGSDPQSAMGICEQLGDLFSKAGDFPKAADAYRQQLHLAKQLNRPGPELAVIHVSLATTLGDMKDHSGAVYHYQEELRLRAGNTLEEAKTWLNIALSRDEAGDAYELLVPCFQEALDRARQTQRPQLQRQILQHLHAVQLRLHPQEAPCTEAELQGLSEEAEGEEEDQDADLDADSNSLEASELELSESEEECEGMSPPRRQQQDEEEEELRAPRQRGNKWNRRNDVGETLLHRACIEGRLGRVQDLVRQGHPLNPRDHCGWTPLHEACNYGHLDIVRFLLDHGAFVDDPGGPGCDGITPLHDALTCGHFEVAELLIGRGASISARTTKGHRPLETLLQWVQLYHRELDRDTREKADAMERLLRGASSDTAPHSFPGPQTLPDSCLYDPETSPPRSPCPGPPRAPQGAPRPRRSWQQLARDSSSEGEDSMRPLQPARKRQRNKAPAVGVRTSGRTAAPTASVSVGRAPSCWPPLRSPCEARTALAALVPEEECLAGDWLEVDTPSSPGFRDCGSSGASSDDSPVRPRARTRQGRGTLVTLHGDGSLTSGSAAGPALQPSGPSLPPPIRVRVRFQDNLFLIPVPHSPEAHSVEWLARQAAQRYHQACGLLPRLTLRKEGALLAPQDPIPDVLQSNEEVLAEVTSWDLPPLSERYRRACQSLEQGEHQQVLQATERQGLAPTFSACSLALRQAQLTPLLRALKLHATLRELRLSGNRLGDTCTPELLATLGTVPSLTLLDLSSNHLGPEGLRQLADGLRGMASSQSLEELDLSMNPLGDGCGPALASILRACPALSTLHLQACGLGPHLFLRHQAALGSAFQDAQCLKTLSLSYNALGPTALTRMLQSLPASSLLHLDLSCVLGSPHDSGLMEPVAVYLTKEGCALAHLSLSANHLDDEAVGALSRCLPKCLSLFSLDLSVNPRISHTGLKQLLSALQERSHGLRFLGLSGCSVQGPLGPGLWAQMTAQLQELQLCSRHLSAEDRDTLRQLLPPGAGACALDCAHKLFFRRL; encoded by the exons ATGAGTCTGGAGCGCGAGCTCCGCG AGCTCAGCAAGGCCAAGGCCAAGGCCCAGAGGAGCGGGCAGCCGCAGGAGGAAGCCGCCCTCTGCCACCAGCTGGGGGAGCTGCTGGCCGGCCATG GCCGTTACGCGGAGGCGCTGCGGGAACACCAGCAGGAGCTCCTGCTGCTGGAGAACGCGGGTGACCCTCTGGGCTGCGCCGTGGCCCACCGCAAGATCGGGGAGCGGCTGGCCGAGCTGGAGGACTACAACGCTGCTTTGCAG caccagcacTGCTACCTGGAGCTGGCTGAGTCCCTGTCCAACCACATCGAGCTGCAGAGGGCCTGGGCCACTATTGGCCGCACTCACCTGGACATCTATGACCACTGCCAGTCCCAGGAGGCCTTGCTGCAGGCGCAGGCCGCATTTGAGAAGAGCCTGGCCATTGTGGATGAGAAGTTAGAGG GGACATTGGCACAGCGGGAGCTGAGTGAGATGAGGACCCGGCTGTACCTCAACTTGGGGCTCACCTTCGAGAGCCAGCAGCAGGGGGCCCTTTGCAGTGAGTTCTTCAAGAAGAGCATCTTCCTCGCAGA GCAAAATCACCTTTATGAGGACCTGTTCCGGGCCCGCTACAACCTGGGCGCCATGCACTGGCGCAGGGGACAGCACTCCCAGGCCATGCGCTGCCTGGAGGGTGCCCGGGAGTGCGCCCGAGTGCTGAGGAAGGACTGCATGGAGAGCGACTGCTGCCTGCTCCTCTCCCAG gTGCTGCAGGACTTGGGGGATTTCTTGGCTGCAAAGAGAGCCCTAAAGAAGGCCTACAGACTGGGCTCCCAGAAGCCTTCTCAGAAGGCAGCTGTCCGCCAGGCACTCAAGTATG TGCTGGCAGTGGTCCgtctgcagcagcagcaggaggaacCCGAGGGCAGTGACCCTCAGAGTGCCATGGGCATCTGTGAGCAACTGGGGGACCTGTTCTCCAAGGCGGGTGACTTCCCCAAGGCAGCGGATGCCTACCGGCAGCAG CTGCACTTGGCGAAACAGCTGAACAGACCTGGGCCTGAGCTGGCTGTCATCCACGTGTCCCTGGCCACCACCCTGGGAGACATGAAGGACCACAGCGGGGCTGTGTACCACTACCAGGAGGAGCTGCGACTTCGAGCCGGCAACACCCTGGAG GAGGCCAAGACATGGCTGAACATCGCTCTGTCCCGGGATGAGGCGGGTGACGCCTATGAGCTGCTGGTGCCGTGCTTCCAGGAGGCGCTGGACCGTGCTCGGCAGACCCAGAGGCCTCAGCTCCAG CGGCAGATTCTACAGCACCTGCATGCCGTGCAGCTGCGGCTGCACCCTCAGGAGGCTCCCTGCACCGAAGCCGAACTGCAGGGGCTGAGCGAAGAGGccgagggggaggaggaggatcaGGACGCAGACCTGGACGCAGACAGCAACAGCCTGGAGGCCAGTGAGCTGGAGCTCTCGGAGAGTG AGGAGGAATGCGAGGGCATGTCCCCACCCAGGCGGCAGCAgcaggacgaggaggaggaggagcttcGGGCCCCCCGACAAAGGGGGAACAAG TGGAACCGGCGCAATGATGTGGGGGAGACACTGCTTCACCGGGCCTGCATTGAAGGCCGGCTGGGCCGTGTCCAGGACCTCGTGAGGCAG GGTCACCCCCTGAACCCTCGGGACCACTGTGGCTGGACACCCTTGCACGAGGCGTGCAACTATGGACACCTGG ATATTGTGCGCTTCTTGCTGGACCATGGAGCCTTCGTGGACGACCCCGGGGGCCCGGGTTGTGATGGCATCACCCCCCTGCATGATGCGCTCACCTGCGGGCACTTTGAAGTGGCCGAGCTGCTCATCGGGCGGGGGGCATCAATCTCTGCACGGACCACGAAG GGCCACCGCCCGCTGGAGACGCTGCTGCAGTGGGTACAGCTCTATCACCGGGAGCTGGACCGTGACACCCGCGAGAAGGCCGACGCCATGGAGAGGCTGCTTCGCGGGGCCTCTTCAGACACAG ccccccacagctTCCCGGGTCCCCAGACCCTGCCTGACAGCTGTCTGTATGACCCTGAGACCTCTCCTCCCCGGAGCCCTTGTCCAGGACCCCCCCGTGCCCCTCAGGGCGCCCCTAGGCCTCGGAGGAGCTGGCAGCAGCTGGCCAGGGACAGCAGCTCGGAGGGTGAGGACAGCATGAGGCCCCTTCAGCCAGCCCGGAAGCGACAGCGGAACAAGGCCCCAGCGGTGGGGGTCCGAACATCCGGCCGCACAGCCGCTCCAACGGCCAGTGTCAGTGTGGGCAGAGCCCCGAGCTGCTGGCCGCCTCTCCGGAGCCCCTGCGAGGCCCGTACAGCTCTGGCTGCGCTGGTCCCGGAGGAGGAGTGCCTGGCCGGGGACTGGCTGGAGGTGGATACACCCAGCAGCCCTGGCTTCCGGGACTGTGGCTCCTCAGGGGCCAGCAGCGATGACAGCCCTGTCAGGCCCCGGGCCCGGACGCGGCAGGGCAGAGGCACTCTGGTCACCCTGCATGGAGACGGCAGTTTAACCTCGGGGTCTGCCGCTGGCCCAGCCTTGCAGCCCTCG ggtcccagcctgccccctcccaTCCGGGTTCGGGTTCGCTTTCAGGACAACCTTTTCCTAATCCCTGTCCCACACAG TCCTGAGGCCCATTCTGTGGAGTGGCTGGCCAGGCAGGCTGCCCAGCGCTACCACCAGGCATGTGGGCTGCTGCCACGGCTCACGCTGCGGAAGGAGGGTGCCCTGCTGGCCCCTCAGGACCCCATCCCTGACGTGCTGCAAAGCAACGAGGAG GTGTTGGCTGAGGTGACTTCATGGGACCTTCCTCCCCTGAGTGAACGCTACCGCCGGGCCTGCCAGAGCCTGGAGCAAG GAGAGCACCAGCAGGTGCTTCAGGCCACAGAGCGCCAGGGCTTGGCTCCCACCTTCAGCGCCTGCAGCCTGGCCCTGCGCCAGGCCCAGCTCACCCCCCTCCTGCGGGCACTCAAACTGCATGCCACACTCCGGGAGCTGCGCCTGTCAGGGAACCGACTCGGGGACACCTGCACTCCCGAGCTGCTGGCCACTCTGGGCACCGTGCCCAGCCTGACCCTTCTTGACCTGTCATCCAACCACCTGGGCCCTGAGGGCCTACGTCAGCTCGCCGATGGCCTTCGGGGCATGGCGTCCTCACAG AGCCTCGAGGAACTGGACCTGAGCATGAACCCCCTAGGAGACGGCTGTGGTCCTGCCCTGGCCTCCATCCTCCGGGCCTGCCCTGCGCTCAGCACTCTGCATCTCCAGGCCTGTGGTTTGGGCCCCCACCTCTTCCTGCGCCATCAGGCAGCCCTGGGAAGTGCTTTCCAAG ATGCTCAGTGCCtgaagacactgtcactgtcctaCAATGCCCTGGGCCCTACGGCACTGACCCGGATGCTGCAGAGCCTGCCCGCCAGCAGCCTTCTGCACCTGGACCTCAGCTGTGTGCTGGGCAGTCCTCACGACTCGGGCCTTATGGAGCCAGTGGCTGTGTACCTGACAAAG GAAGGCTGTGCCCTGGCACACCTGAGCCTGTCTGCAAACCACCTGGACGATGAAGCTGTGGGAGCCCTGAGCAG GTGTCTCCCCAAGTGCCTCTCGCTCTTCTCCCTGGACCTGTCTGTCAACCCCAGGATCAGCCACACTGGCTTGAAGCAGCTCCTGTCTGCCCTGCAGGAGCGGTCCCACGGGCTCCGCTTCTTGGGCCTGTCCG GCTGCTCCGTCcaggggcccctgggccctggcctGTGGGCCCAGATGACCGCGCAGCTGCAGGAGCTGCAGCTGTGCAGCCGTCACCTCTCTGCCGAGGACCGCGACACTCTGCGACAGCTGCTGCCGCCAGGCGCCGGCGCATGTGCGCTGGACTGCGCCCACAAGCTCTTCTTCCGGCGCCTCTGA
- the SLC39A4 gene encoding zinc transporter ZIP4, producing the protein MTHPALPQWGLLLVILLGPTWAWPGPMLRALSSQSALDRAALDSLLNTLAARVHCTSGPCGKCLSVEQALALGGLPGGPVLEPRHVARLSAAAALYLSNPEDTCADILAGHWASRADHLLAQLQGPGALIPGLSWLLQRIQDRAASPPTAQGACVELPQLLKEAAEVEAMGHPGPVLAAVLDHVGSGSCVLGLPTPQYFVDFIFRQHSGNTLHLTLAELTALMQHLGLGGAAEMPGDAHSHGPHGDLGAAQPLGTVLRATANSSSSVWDTVCLSAREVMTVYGLSEDTGVTPAAWAQLSPALLQQQLSGACSPQGRASTQNQLSLADQYLYGSLATLLISLCASLGLLLLCCAKCSMATHYVLQAFLGLAVGALTGDALLHLTPKVLGLHVHNGGVDDHGPQPTWRLLAMLGGLYTFFLFESLFNLLLPVDPENPKNEPCTHGSHSQGGHSHGVPLQLAPSELRLPKQPHESSQADLVPDESPELLSQEPQRRRPELRLLPYMITVGDAVHNFADGLAVGAAFASSWKTGLATSLAVFCHEVPHELGDFAALLHAGLSVRRALLLNLASALTAFAGLYAALGIGVTEQSEAWILAVATGLFLYVALCDMLPAMLNVRDRRPWLLFLLHNVGLLGGWAVLLLLSLYEENIVL; encoded by the exons AtgacccacccagccctgccccagtggGGCCTGCTGCTGGTCATTCTGCTGGGACCCacctgggcctggcctggccccatgCTCAGGGCGCTGTCCTCGCAGAGTGCTCTGGACCGGGCAGCGCTGGACAGCCTGTTAAATACGCTGGCGGCCCGTGTGCACTGCACCAGCGGGCCGTGTGGAAAG TGCCTGTCCGTGGAGCAAGCCCTGGCCCTGGGAGGGCTCCCTGGGGGCCCGGTGCTGGAGCCCAGGCATGTGGCCCGCCTCAGTGCCGCCGCTGCCCTCTACTTGAGCAACCCTGAGGACACCTGTGCCGATATCCTAGCTGGACACTGGGCCTCCCGGGCGGACCACCTCCTGGCCCAgctccagggccctggggccctgaTCCCAGGCCTGAGCTGGCTGCTGCAGAGGATCCAAGACCGGGCTGCCAGCCCACCCACTGCCCAGGGG GCCTGTGTGGAGCTGCCCCAGCTACTGAAAGAAGCAGCGGAGGTGGAGGCCATGGGCCACCCTGGGCCCGTGCTGGCTGCCGTGCTGGACCATGTTGGGAGCGGGTCCTGCGTTCTCGGCCTGCCAACGCCCCAGTACTTTGTTGACTTCATCTTCCGGCAGCACAGTGGCAACACGCTGCATCTCACTCTGGCGG AGCTGACAGCCCTGATGCAGCACCTGGGGCTGGGTGGAGCAGCCGAGATGCCTGGTGATGCCCACAGCCACGGCCCACATGGAGACCTGGGGGcagcccagcccctgggcaccgTGCTCCGTGCCACTGCCAACAGCAGCTCCAGCGTATGGGACACA GTGTGCCTGAGTGCCAGAGAGGTGATGACTGTGTATGGCCTCTCGGAGgacacaggagtaaccccggcTGCCTGGGCCCAGCTGAGCCCTGCCCTGCTCCAGCAGCAGCTGAGTGGGGCCTGTAGCCCCCAGGGCAGGGCCTCCACCCAGAACCAGCTCAGCCTAGCAGATC AGTATCTGTACGGCTCACTGGCGACTCTGCTCATCAGCCTCTGCGCCTCACTGGGCCTCCTGTTGCTGTGCTGTGCCAAGTGCAGCATGGCCACTCACTACGTGCTGCAGGCCTTCCTGGGCCTGGCCGTGGGTGCCCTCACCGGAGACGCCCTCCTGCACCTGACACCTAAG GTGCTGGGGCTGCATGTCCACAATGGGGGTGTAGATGACCACGGCCCCCAGCCCACCTGGCgcctcctggccatgctcggcgGCCTCTACACTTTCTTCCTGTTTGAGAGCCTCTTCAATCTTTTGCTGCCTGTGGATCCTGAG AACCCAAAGAACGAGCCCTGTACCCATGGAAGCCACAGCCAAGGAGGCCACAGCCATGGTGTGCCTCTGCAGCTGGCACCCAGTGAGCTCCGGCTACCCAAGCAGCCGCATGAGAGCTCTCAAGCCGACCTG GTGCCAGACGAGAGCCCGGAGCTGCTGAGTCAGGAACCCCAGAGAAGGAGACCAG AGCTGAGACTGCTGCCTTATATGATCACGGTGGGCGATGCCGTGCACAACTTTGCGGATGGCCTAGCTGTGGGCGCCGCCTTTGCATCCTCCTGGAAGACTGGACTGGCCACCTCTCTGGCGGTATTTTGCCACGAGGTGCCACACGAGCTGG GGGACTTTGCTGCCCTGCTGCACGCTGGACTGTCCGTGCGCCGTGCACTGCTGCTGAACTTGGCCTCGGCGCTCACGGCCTTCGCCGGCCTCTACGCGGCACTAGGGATCGGCGTCACCGAGCAGAGCGAGGCCTGGATCCTAGCTGTCGCCACCGGTCTCTTCCTTTACGTGGCGCTCTGTGATATG CTCCCAGCTATGCTGAATGTGCGGGACCGGCGGCCCTGGctcctcttccttctgcacaaCGTGGGCCTACTGGGCGGCTGGGCTGTGCTGCTCCTGCTGTCCCTGTATGAGGAGAACatcgtcctctga